Proteins encoded in a region of the Paenibacillus sp. E222 genome:
- a CDS encoding hydantoinase/oxoprolinase family protein: protein MYRLGIDIGGTFTDALIMDNHGRVIAALKTPSIAAAPEQAIFNALDQLKESGIDLHEIDLFVHGTTLGVNTLIERNGAVTGLLVTKGFRDILEIRRLRLEDTTNLYGDKTDALVPRHLVKEVDERALASGSILQPLDQEQLLQAVDELVEEGVTALAISFLHAYVNPDHEQLAEELIRERHPHLFLCRSSAIWPQQREFERTLATAMNAYVGERMGSYFLRLQEGIGAYGLKANLLSTMSNGGIMTAARAAKEPVRTLLSGPASGVIAATHIAEQAGIHQVITFDMGGTSVDVALIDKEPAYSTENKVGDFPVIIPAVDVTAIGAGGGSIAWLDSVGVLKVGPQSAGANPGPASYHRGGEEPTTTDAYLQMGILQADRFLGGQMRLYPELAERALGNLGERLGLSPTQTAQAILDVATANMYAQFSPLMARKGVDPRDFTLLAYGGAGPMHAFLMAREVGIRRVLIPPSPGTLCAMGCTVANLRNDFVHTLHKSSQTLEPGELSNLYTRLEDQGRSWVEEEARGGVKLEHIYCLYSADMRYEGQAFDLEVALTSEEIADPEKARNNFDMYYQNVFGISQPEADVMFVSLRATIVGILPTQSTASPAELPFDESEAEERIITFDQEQRTAKVLKRGQIPLDMPIHGPIIVEEYDTTIFIPPGFTVYRDGYGNVIGEMEQ, encoded by the coding sequence ATGTATCGATTGGGGATAGATATCGGAGGCACATTCACGGATGCCCTGATTATGGACAATCATGGCAGGGTGATTGCGGCACTAAAGACGCCATCGATTGCAGCAGCTCCGGAACAGGCGATCTTTAATGCACTTGATCAGCTCAAGGAAAGCGGAATCGATCTTCATGAGATCGATTTGTTTGTACACGGAACAACGCTTGGTGTTAACACCCTAATTGAGCGTAACGGCGCAGTTACAGGTCTGTTGGTCACCAAAGGTTTCCGGGATATTCTCGAGATTCGAAGGCTGCGACTCGAGGATACTACCAATCTGTATGGTGACAAGACCGATGCGCTTGTTCCGAGACATCTCGTTAAGGAAGTGGATGAGCGAGCGCTTGCGAGCGGCAGCATACTTCAACCACTGGATCAGGAGCAACTTCTTCAAGCAGTAGACGAGCTGGTGGAAGAGGGGGTTACAGCCTTGGCGATCAGTTTCTTGCACGCTTATGTCAATCCTGATCATGAGCAACTCGCGGAAGAGTTAATCAGGGAACGTCATCCGCACCTGTTTCTCTGCAGAAGCAGTGCCATTTGGCCGCAGCAGCGTGAATTCGAACGCACACTCGCCACGGCCATGAATGCATATGTCGGGGAACGTATGGGATCATACTTTCTTCGTCTGCAAGAAGGAATTGGCGCTTACGGTCTGAAAGCCAATTTGCTGTCCACGATGTCCAATGGTGGAATCATGACGGCGGCCAGAGCGGCCAAAGAGCCTGTACGTACTCTTCTGTCCGGACCTGCTTCCGGCGTAATCGCCGCAACCCATATTGCCGAGCAGGCCGGCATTCATCAAGTCATCACGTTCGACATGGGCGGGACAAGCGTTGATGTTGCCCTCATCGATAAAGAGCCTGCCTATTCTACCGAGAATAAGGTTGGGGATTTTCCAGTCATCATTCCCGCTGTGGATGTAACCGCGATTGGAGCGGGTGGGGGCTCCATTGCCTGGCTCGATTCCGTAGGTGTACTCAAGGTAGGACCACAAAGCGCAGGAGCCAATCCGGGTCCAGCCTCCTATCATCGTGGGGGAGAAGAGCCAACAACAACGGACGCTTATTTGCAAATGGGCATTTTGCAGGCTGATCGATTCCTTGGCGGACAGATGCGTCTCTACCCCGAGCTTGCAGAACGTGCTCTTGGCAATCTTGGCGAACGACTTGGACTAAGTCCCACGCAAACTGCACAGGCCATTCTTGATGTGGCCACCGCCAATATGTATGCCCAGTTCTCGCCGCTCATGGCACGCAAGGGTGTTGATCCCCGTGACTTTACGCTGCTCGCCTATGGTGGAGCTGGGCCGATGCATGCTTTTCTCATGGCGCGTGAAGTGGGCATTCGCCGAGTGCTGATCCCACCATCTCCAGGAACACTTTGTGCCATGGGCTGTACGGTTGCCAACCTTCGCAATGATTTCGTTCATACCTTGCACAAAAGCAGTCAGACGCTTGAGCCTGGCGAGTTATCGAATCTATACACCAGACTGGAGGATCAGGGGCGTAGTTGGGTTGAGGAGGAAGCACGCGGCGGAGTGAAACTGGAACATATCTATTGCTTATATAGCGCTGACATGCGTTATGAAGGTCAGGCCTTTGATTTGGAGGTTGCGCTCACATCCGAAGAAATCGCCGATCCTGAGAAAGCAAGGAACAATTTCGATATGTACTACCAAAATGTGTTTGGCATCAGCCAGCCGGAAGCTGATGTGATGTTCGTCAGTCTGAGAGCGACCATTGTTGGCATTCTGCCCACCCAAAGCACAGCATCTCCGGCAGAGTTGCCTTTCGATGAGAGTGAAGCAGAAGAACGGATTATCACTTTTGACCAAGAACAGCGAACAGCAAAAGTTCTAAAGAGGGGACAGATCCCACTGGATATGCCCATTCACGGGCCCATAATTGTGGAGGAATATGATACAACCATTTTCATCCCGCCTGGCTTTACGGTATATCGGGATGGTTACGGGAATGTGATTGGGGAGATGGAGCAATGA
- a CDS encoding FadR/GntR family transcriptional regulator yields MGPELNELELEYELLKQLRDASAPIGASTLVHTLGKTYGLSQATIGRRLMEMDVEGFTILEGRKGRILTEQGLEQIKILEKDLQQKSVNSQLIQMLNHSGEKALLDVLVARRALEREIASLAAQRASKEYIVLLEASIATQHQLLSQNIIPYEEDREFHRLLAYAAQNQILLHAVELVWETSRDFLETAYIRQRVGSELVVDHQRILEAVAAGSPEQAEAAMVNHINQMIEDVKRYFAMQNLNITSDETR; encoded by the coding sequence GTGGGTCCTGAACTAAACGAATTGGAGTTGGAATACGAACTGCTGAAGCAGCTTCGGGACGCGAGCGCTCCCATCGGGGCCAGCACGTTGGTTCATACCCTGGGCAAAACGTACGGTCTAAGTCAGGCTACAATCGGAAGAAGACTTATGGAGATGGACGTTGAAGGTTTCACGATACTGGAGGGACGGAAGGGAAGGATTCTGACCGAACAGGGGCTGGAGCAAATCAAGATTCTGGAGAAGGATTTACAGCAAAAGAGTGTGAATTCCCAGCTCATTCAGATGCTGAACCATTCCGGTGAAAAGGCTCTGCTCGATGTCCTTGTAGCCAGAAGGGCTCTGGAACGGGAGATTGCTTCCCTGGCAGCACAAAGAGCCTCAAAAGAATACATAGTGCTGCTGGAAGCCTCCATTGCTACCCAGCATCAATTGCTTTCCCAGAATATTATTCCTTATGAGGAGGACCGGGAATTTCACAGGCTGTTGGCTTATGCGGCTCAAAACCAGATTTTGCTGCATGCCGTTGAACTGGTCTGGGAGACAAGCCGTGATTTCCTGGAAACAGCTTATATTAGGCAAAGAGTAGGAAGCGAACTGGTTGTGGACCATCAGCGGATTCTGGAGGCTGTAGCAGCGGGCTCCCCGGAACAGGCTGAAGCGGCCATGGTGAATCATATTAACCAGATGATTGAGGATGTCAAACGATATTTTGCCATGCAGAACCTTAATATAACTTCGGATGAGACCCGGTGA
- a CDS encoding class II aldolase/adducin family protein, with product MSEQQVREELTKYARRAVAQGLVVGPGGNLSARFEGTMLLSPSGYALEDLEPDEWIAIDIATGETRAGSTRPSSEVLMHLYSYRVNPDIQAIVHTHPAYTIALSLVFDELPHLFPDQSALVGDIGFVPYVLPTTKLLADAVAAKVEDHTALILVNHGLVTTGKNLREAYYRTQVVEESAKVYMIAKAAGEPKVLTAEEYKEIQSLESEAYRVQLLQQLKS from the coding sequence ATGTCTGAACAACAGGTAAGGGAAGAATTGACCAAATATGCCCGCAGAGCGGTTGCTCAGGGGCTGGTGGTTGGACCTGGGGGCAATCTGAGCGCCCGTTTTGAAGGAACGATGCTTCTTTCGCCGAGTGGTTACGCACTAGAGGATCTGGAGCCTGACGAATGGATTGCGATTGATATTGCGACAGGAGAGACACGGGCCGGATCGACACGTCCTTCCTCGGAGGTGTTGATGCATCTGTATAGCTATCGGGTCAACCCTGACATTCAAGCCATTGTGCATACACATCCGGCATACACCATCGCCCTGAGTCTTGTTTTCGATGAATTGCCTCATTTGTTCCCTGATCAGTCTGCACTGGTGGGAGATATTGGCTTTGTTCCTTATGTTCTGCCCACGACCAAACTTCTTGCTGATGCGGTGGCTGCCAAGGTTGAAGATCACACAGCGCTTATTCTGGTTAACCACGGATTGGTCACGACAGGTAAAAACCTGCGCGAAGCCTACTACCGCACCCAGGTGGTGGAGGAAAGCGCCAAGGTGTACATGATCGCCAAGGCAGCAGGGGAGCCTAAAGTGCTTACTGCGGAAGAATACAAGGAGATCCAATCTCTTGAAAGTGAAGCCTACCGCGTACAGCTGCTGCAACAACTCAAGTCATAA
- a CDS encoding LacI family DNA-binding transcriptional regulator, translating into MITIYDIAKKANVSAMTVSKVINQTGRISQATRERVQQVIEELGYIPNSNARSLVLQRTQMLSLLITDITNPFYTTLARGAEDAANLRGYRLLFSNSDEDYDKEKNYVETILSTRVDGVLFAPAGDRSLNHLKQLQERNIPFVILDRTVPGITSDVIAGDSRDGALQLIRYLTNLEHRCIALVNGSSEVSTARLREEGYMEGLREAELPFDGDLILRTGYRDFSDEVGIDSLLAHPHKPTAIFAANNMLAIGVIRLLRKRGLRVPEDISVVCFDDLDLASAFDPFLTVAAQPAYDFGAIGMQMLIDRIEGKAPEEPQTVIMPSELRIRASASIPSQ; encoded by the coding sequence TTGATTACCATTTATGATATTGCCAAAAAAGCCAACGTCTCCGCCATGACCGTCTCCAAAGTCATTAATCAAACAGGTCGCATCAGTCAGGCGACACGTGAGCGTGTACAACAGGTCATCGAAGAACTTGGTTACATACCCAACTCGAATGCGCGCAGTCTTGTGCTGCAACGGACTCAGATGCTGTCATTGTTGATTACAGATATTACGAATCCCTTCTATACAACGCTGGCCCGGGGGGCTGAAGATGCTGCCAATCTGCGTGGGTACCGTCTCTTGTTCAGCAATAGCGACGAGGACTACGACAAGGAGAAAAATTATGTGGAAACCATTCTGTCTACCCGCGTCGATGGTGTACTGTTTGCACCTGCAGGGGACCGCTCTCTGAATCACCTGAAGCAGCTTCAGGAACGCAATATTCCGTTTGTTATTTTGGACCGCACTGTCCCTGGAATCACATCTGACGTTATCGCTGGAGACAGCCGGGATGGTGCGCTTCAATTGATTCGATATCTGACGAATCTGGAACATCGCTGCATTGCTCTGGTTAATGGTTCTTCCGAGGTTTCGACTGCGCGGCTGCGAGAAGAAGGATACATGGAGGGGCTCCGGGAAGCCGAGCTGCCCTTTGATGGAGACTTAATCCTTCGAACGGGCTATCGGGATTTCAGCGATGAAGTAGGTATCGACAGTTTGCTTGCACATCCACACAAACCTACAGCCATATTTGCAGCAAATAATATGCTTGCCATTGGCGTCATTCGACTTTTACGTAAACGGGGGCTGCGTGTTCCTGAAGATATCTCGGTCGTCTGTTTTGATGACCTCGATCTGGCTTCTGCCTTTGATCCCTTTCTCACGGTTGCTGCACAGCCTGCCTATGATTTCGGTGCCATCGGCATGCAGATGCTCATCGACCGAATTGAAGGTAAGGCTCCCGAAGAACCGCAGACCGTTATTATGCCATCAGAGCTGCGTATTCGCGCTTCGGCCTCTATACCTTCCCAATAA
- a CDS encoding L-fucose isomerase, which yields MTHQDYRYKQAFPKIGIRPTIDGRRKGVRESLEEQTMRMATSVAELLAAELRYPDGSPVECVVAESCIGGVNEAAAAAELFSRSNVGVTITVTPCWCYGTETMDMSASIPTAIWGFNGTERPGAVYLAAVLSAHAQKGIPAFGIYGEDVQDGGDTTIPDDVREKLLRFSRAGLAAATMKGRAYLSIGSVSMGIAGSIVNDSFFQEYLGMRNEYVDMSELTRRIEEEIYDPEEYKLALAWVKENCSEGPDNNPAHLQTDRKRKEYEWETVVKMTQIVRDLMAGNPKLAELGFTEESMGHHAIVSGFQGQRQWTDHSPNGDFLESILNSSFDWNGKRSPYLVATENDSLNGVSMLFGSLLTHTAQIFADVRTYWSPDSVKRVTGHQLEGKAKDGILHLINSGSAALDGTGQQSRAGEPVLKPFWEITDEEVQDCLKATSWRPASVEYFRGGGYSADFLTKGGMPVTMTRLNLVKGLGPVLQVAQGYTVDLPEDVHDTLDQRTDPTWPSTWFAPVLTGSGAFTSVYEVMNQWGANHGSISYGHIGADLLTLASMLRIPVSMHNVPESEIFRPRAWGLFGTSEPESADYRACSVFGPLYR from the coding sequence ATGACACATCAGGACTATCGTTATAAACAGGCATTTCCCAAGATTGGTATTCGTCCCACAATTGACGGCAGACGCAAGGGTGTTCGTGAATCCTTGGAAGAGCAGACGATGCGCATGGCAACTTCCGTTGCCGAACTGCTCGCAGCAGAACTTCGGTATCCCGATGGATCACCGGTAGAATGCGTCGTTGCCGAATCCTGTATTGGCGGCGTGAACGAGGCAGCGGCAGCAGCGGAACTATTCAGTCGCTCCAACGTGGGTGTGACCATTACCGTTACACCTTGCTGGTGTTATGGAACAGAAACGATGGATATGTCTGCTTCCATTCCTACGGCGATCTGGGGCTTTAACGGAACCGAACGTCCGGGCGCAGTATATCTGGCAGCAGTACTCTCTGCCCATGCACAGAAGGGAATTCCGGCTTTTGGTATCTATGGCGAGGATGTTCAGGACGGAGGAGATACGACGATTCCTGATGACGTTCGTGAGAAATTGCTGCGCTTCAGCCGTGCGGGTCTTGCCGCTGCAACCATGAAGGGACGTGCTTATCTGTCCATCGGCTCGGTATCCATGGGTATTGCCGGCTCCATCGTGAACGATTCCTTTTTCCAGGAGTATCTGGGCATGCGGAACGAATATGTGGATATGAGTGAACTTACTCGTCGTATAGAAGAAGAAATCTACGATCCTGAGGAGTATAAGCTGGCACTGGCTTGGGTGAAGGAGAACTGTAGTGAAGGACCTGACAACAATCCTGCCCATCTGCAAACAGATCGCAAACGTAAAGAGTATGAATGGGAAACGGTTGTGAAAATGACGCAGATCGTACGTGACCTGATGGCTGGCAATCCGAAGCTGGCGGAGCTGGGATTCACTGAAGAATCCATGGGCCACCACGCAATTGTATCCGGGTTTCAGGGACAACGACAGTGGACGGATCATTCACCCAACGGTGATTTTCTGGAGTCCATCCTGAATTCTTCCTTTGACTGGAATGGCAAACGCTCCCCTTATCTGGTGGCAACAGAGAACGACAGCCTGAATGGTGTGTCGATGTTATTTGGTTCCCTGCTTACCCATACCGCGCAAATCTTCGCAGATGTACGCACCTATTGGAGCCCGGATTCGGTAAAACGCGTGACAGGGCACCAGTTGGAAGGAAAGGCAAAGGACGGTATTCTGCATCTGATCAACTCCGGTTCTGCGGCATTGGACGGTACAGGGCAACAATCAAGAGCGGGTGAGCCTGTGCTCAAGCCTTTCTGGGAAATTACAGACGAAGAAGTTCAGGACTGCCTGAAAGCCACTTCGTGGCGTCCGGCATCTGTAGAATATTTCCGGGGCGGCGGCTATTCGGCTGATTTCCTGACCAAGGGCGGTATGCCTGTTACGATGACGCGTCTCAATTTGGTGAAAGGACTTGGTCCGGTACTGCAAGTGGCTCAAGGTTACACGGTCGATCTGCCTGAGGATGTGCATGATACGCTGGATCAGCGGACAGATCCGACTTGGCCATCCACCTGGTTTGCACCTGTTCTGACGGGCTCAGGAGCTTTTACTTCGGTTTATGAAGTAATGAATCAATGGGGCGCGAACCATGGCTCCATCTCTTATGGACATATCGGAGCAGATCTCCTGACACTGGCCTCCATGCTTCGTATCCCGGTGAGTATGCATAATGTACCGGAATCCGAGATTTTCCGTCCACGTGCCTGGGGACTGTTCGGCACAAGTGAACCGGAAAGTGCCGATTACCGGGCATGCAGCGTCTTTGGACCGTTATATCGGTAA
- a CDS encoding rhamnulokinase family protein yields the protein MGTQATHVLAADYGAGSGRVVRGTFDGSKLSLVEVHRFSNDPVHLGDGLYWDFLRLFHELKQGIVKGMQGISQPVRSIAVDTWGVDYGLVDEEGRLCFNPRHYRESRNAKWMEEALRMVNEEELYSMSGVLPQQINTVFQLLGSVREHSEVLRPDVRMLLMPDLFNYYLSGQQASEYTIASTSGLLHAGDARWNEQLMGRLGIPDTLFTPLVQPGTVLGQLTDDLCAELKIEPMQVISVGSHDTASALAAIPATDSEFAFISCGTWSLMGVERDSPVLDHRSRQLGFTNEGTVNGKVRTLKNRSGLWLLQECKRQWERENQRFTHEELVQLAASATAHQCYVSPGDGVYLAPGDMPKRIRQQCSASDQAIPETTGAIVRCILESLALEFRQTLDELELVTGTRPRVIHMVGGGVHNRLLCQFTANAAGIPVIAGPAEATSAGNCMLQFLAHGEVSSLSEVREVMAASFSPETYEPEDTARWQEAYVRYQYLNQTLASKSN from the coding sequence ATGGGAACTCAAGCAACACATGTGCTTGCTGCCGATTACGGCGCCGGAAGCGGCCGAGTGGTCCGTGGGACTTTTGACGGGAGCAAGCTTTCTTTAGTGGAAGTGCATCGATTCAGTAACGATCCTGTACACCTGGGAGATGGATTGTACTGGGATTTCCTGCGACTTTTCCACGAACTGAAACAAGGGATTGTAAAAGGCATGCAAGGCATCTCCCAACCGGTCCGTTCCATCGCTGTGGATACATGGGGAGTCGACTATGGATTAGTGGACGAGGAGGGAAGATTATGTTTCAACCCACGCCATTACCGGGAATCGCGTAATGCGAAGTGGATGGAAGAAGCCCTGCGCATGGTGAATGAAGAAGAGTTATATTCCATGTCCGGCGTCCTGCCACAACAAATCAATACGGTATTTCAACTGCTTGGAAGTGTGCGCGAGCACTCGGAAGTTCTGCGGCCAGATGTGCGCATGTTATTAATGCCGGATTTATTTAACTATTATCTATCTGGTCAGCAGGCCAGCGAGTACACAATTGCAAGTACAAGTGGACTATTGCATGCCGGAGATGCCCGTTGGAATGAACAATTGATGGGCCGACTGGGTATTCCGGACACGTTATTCACACCTCTTGTACAGCCAGGCACGGTGCTGGGGCAGTTAACGGATGACTTGTGTGCAGAGCTGAAGATTGAACCAATGCAAGTGATATCGGTAGGTTCACATGATACTGCATCTGCATTGGCAGCCATTCCTGCGACAGATTCGGAATTTGCCTTTATCAGCTGTGGCACCTGGTCTCTCATGGGCGTGGAACGCGACAGTCCTGTGTTGGATCATCGTAGCCGTCAACTAGGGTTCACCAATGAGGGCACGGTAAATGGCAAAGTGCGAACTTTGAAGAATCGCTCAGGCCTGTGGTTATTACAGGAGTGCAAACGGCAGTGGGAACGGGAGAATCAACGTTTTACCCATGAGGAGCTGGTCCAGCTCGCTGCTTCGGCAACCGCACATCAATGTTATGTATCGCCAGGTGATGGAGTGTATTTGGCACCTGGTGACATGCCAAAGCGAATCCGGCAGCAGTGCAGTGCCAGCGACCAAGCAATACCCGAAACGACCGGAGCCATTGTGCGTTGTATTCTCGAGAGTTTGGCACTGGAGTTCAGACAGACTCTGGATGAACTGGAGCTAGTTACAGGCACCCGGCCACGGGTGATTCATATGGTCGGTGGCGGGGTGCATAATCGCTTATTGTGTCAATTTACGGCGAATGCAGCAGGGATTCCGGTGATAGCGGGTCCTGCCGAGGCAACTTCCGCCGGAAATTGCATGCTGCAGTTCCTGGCACATGGCGAAGTGAGCAGCTTGTCTGAGGTGCGAGAAGTTATGGCTGCTTCCTTTTCTCCCGAAACCTATGAGCCAGAAGACACCGCAAGATGGCAGGAGGCCTACGTAAGATACCAATACCTGAATCAAACATTGGCGAGCAAATCCAATTAG